A region from the Wansuia hejianensis genome encodes:
- a CDS encoding DUF2513 domain-containing protein produces MKFNPDCMRDILLYLEENLTLSPDLEIQFISVQDLSKNLPYPIQEIANMVLVLDDAEFIDASRFDAGNQICELLVLRITYSGYQLIESIRPQPVWKKIKSIGQNIGSFSTSVILQIASGVLTPMVSAFLKNP; encoded by the coding sequence ATGAAATTTAATCCGGACTGTATGAGAGATATTTTGCTTTACCTAGAAGAAAACTTAACTCTTTCTCCAGATCTTGAAATTCAATTCATAAGTGTTCAAGATTTAAGTAAAAACCTTCCATACCCAATTCAGGAAATTGCAAATATGGTGCTTGTTTTGGACGATGCGGAATTTATTGACGCGTCAAGATTTGATGCAGGTAATCAAATCTGTGAATTGCTCGTTTTGCGAATCACCTATTCTGGTTATCAGCTTATTGAATCTATACGTCCTCAACCTGTATGGAAAAAAATCAAGTCAATAGGTCAAAACATCGGGTCTTTTTCCACAAGCGTCATTTTGCAAATTGCATCCGGCGTATTAACTCCGATGGTTAGTGCTTTCTTGAAAAATCCTTAA
- a CDS encoding helix-turn-helix domain-containing protein, with protein sequence MLYDNVKRVCSEKGVSVGYVEKQCELSNGSISKWNENEPGIRKVQKVADFLGVPIEKLLEEEEVG encoded by the coding sequence ATGCTTTACGATAACGTAAAAAGAGTATGCTCGGAAAAAGGCGTTTCGGTCGGATATGTGGAAAAGCAGTGTGAACTTTCAAACGGGAGCATATCAAAGTGGAATGAAAATGAACCTGGCATTCGCAAAGTGCAGAAAGTAGCTGATTTCCTTGGCGTTCCGATCGAGAAGCTGTTGGAAGAAGAGGAGGTGGGATGA
- a CDS encoding helix-turn-helix domain-containing protein, whose product MTLYERIETLRKSKNISQGKLEKELGFSNGSISKWKNSTPTTERLQKLADYFGVTVEYLLTGEEAESEVYYTNPETARMAQEMFEDPDMRSLFDMKRNMEPDKFKAHVNFMRELYRKEHPEDDGL is encoded by the coding sequence ATGACTTTATATGAACGCATTGAAACTTTGCGAAAAAGCAAAAATATTTCTCAGGGGAAATTAGAAAAGGAACTTGGGTTTTCGAACGGATCAATATCTAAATGGAAGAACAGCACCCCTACCACAGAGCGTCTACAAAAACTTGCTGACTATTTTGGAGTTACTGTGGAGTATTTGTTGACCGGGGAAGAAGCTGAATCAGAAGTTTATTATACTAACCCAGAAACCGCACGAATGGCGCAGGAAATGTTTGAAGACCCAGACATGCGATCACTGTTTGACATGAAACGGAATATGGAGCCGGACAAATTTAAAGCCCACGTAAACTTTATGCGTGAGCTGTACCGTAAAGAGCATCCAGAGGATGATGGTCTATGA
- a CDS encoding Abi family protein translates to MSNDKFFLTYNQQMRKLRNDKHIICEGSSHKKILVRAGYFNIVNGYKNPFVSGQDSQGNHFYIAGTSIDQLHYVKKFDDQLRSFLLRYITQVEEEARTLTAYKFDECNDNGSISWYDTNAYSPNRSLQEKMDVISRAYNELSQSRLDYVKFYMDNHAQIPTWIMIKVVNFSTFIDIINVSKTDVSHSLCNLYGLEDKNLQPNVKLLIGCLHWMRKIRNSCAHNERIYCLTRKKNTHERSGRILEKYFQSLSRGYTRDLNQKIFDLIVYFKYFLPRSEYKQFILTLKNMLSDLQSKIHPHAFENIRGQMGIKNLSDLDTLLAIPKDEIVYNKFDK, encoded by the coding sequence ATGAGTAACGATAAATTCTTTTTAACATATAACCAGCAGATGCGGAAACTTAGAAATGATAAACATATTATCTGCGAGGGCTCTTCCCACAAAAAAATCCTGGTGCGTGCAGGATATTTTAATATTGTCAACGGCTATAAAAATCCATTTGTTAGTGGACAGGACAGTCAGGGCAACCATTTTTATATAGCTGGAACCTCTATAGATCAATTACATTATGTAAAAAAATTTGATGATCAATTACGTTCATTTCTATTGCGTTATATTACACAAGTAGAGGAAGAAGCAAGAACGCTTACAGCATATAAATTCGATGAATGCAATGATAATGGCTCTATTTCTTGGTATGACACAAATGCCTACTCCCCAAATAGATCGCTACAGGAAAAAATGGATGTTATATCAAGGGCTTACAACGAATTAAGCCAAAGTAGACTTGACTACGTTAAATTTTATATGGACAATCATGCGCAAATTCCTACTTGGATTATGATAAAAGTTGTTAATTTTTCTACATTCATTGACATTATAAATGTAAGTAAAACAGATGTGTCTCATTCTCTATGTAATTTGTATGGCTTAGAAGACAAAAACCTGCAACCAAATGTCAAGCTTCTAATTGGCTGCCTTCATTGGATGAGAAAAATAAGAAATTCTTGTGCACACAATGAACGCATTTATTGTCTTACTCGCAAAAAGAACACGCATGAACGTTCGGGCAGAATCCTTGAAAAATATTTTCAATCGCTTAGCCGCGGCTACACTAGAGACTTAAATCAAAAAATTTTCGACTTAATCGTGTATTTTAAATACTTTCTTCCTAGAAGCGAATACAAGCAATTTATTTTAACTTTAAAAAATATGTTATCAGATTTACAGAGTAAAATTCACCCACATGCCTTTGAAAATATAAGGGGGCAAATGGGAATAAAAAACCTATCAGACTTAGATACTTTGCTCGCAATTCCGAAAGACGAAATAGTCTATAATAAATTTGATAAATAA
- a CDS encoding site-specific integrase, whose protein sequence is MPTAKKLPSGSWRCQVFSHYEEVKQEDGSVRKKRIYKSFTSDDPSRAGKKAAELAATQYAAEKRRPTGSCMMTFGEALDEYIENRTSVLSPRTVMDYKRIRKKDVQSLMNIRICDLTQDHIQAAINDDAMIHSPKTVRNNHGLISAVLKQYRPEFALNTSLPKRKRADLYIPSDKDIKKLMQYISGTDMELPVLLAAFGPMRRGEICALSSDDINGNIVHVCRNMVYTEDKKWIIKSPKSYAGDRYINYPSFVAEKWKDTRGMLVNLTPGAITARFNRILKLSGIPHFRFHDLRHYSASVQHTIGIPDAYIMQRGGWSSDGVLKTVYRHALSDKSSEMDDLANGYFNDLCNTKCNTK, encoded by the coding sequence ATGCCAACTGCAAAAAAACTGCCATCAGGATCATGGAGATGTCAGGTATTTAGCCATTACGAAGAAGTAAAGCAAGAGGACGGATCAGTAAGAAAGAAACGCATCTATAAAAGCTTTACCAGTGACGATCCGTCGCGCGCCGGGAAGAAGGCCGCCGAACTGGCCGCGACGCAGTATGCCGCTGAAAAGAGACGTCCTACAGGAAGCTGCATGATGACATTTGGTGAGGCACTGGATGAGTACATAGAAAACCGCACCTCTGTGCTTTCCCCGCGTACCGTTATGGATTATAAGCGGATCCGGAAGAAGGACGTGCAAAGTCTTATGAATATTCGTATATGTGATCTTACCCAGGACCATATTCAGGCAGCAATCAATGATGACGCCATGATACACAGTCCTAAAACTGTACGCAATAATCACGGTCTTATATCTGCCGTGTTGAAGCAATACAGGCCAGAATTTGCGCTTAATACTTCTCTTCCAAAAAGGAAGCGAGCTGACCTGTATATTCCATCCGATAAGGATATCAAAAAATTAATGCAGTACATATCAGGGACTGACATGGAACTGCCAGTGTTGCTGGCGGCATTCGGGCCAATGCGCAGGGGAGAGATCTGCGCACTTTCTTCCGATGACATAAACGGCAATATTGTTCACGTCTGCCGTAATATGGTTTATACGGAAGATAAAAAATGGATTATTAAATCCCCTAAAAGCTATGCCGGTGACCGTTATATCAATTATCCGTCTTTCGTGGCTGAGAAATGGAAGGATACAAGGGGCATGTTAGTCAATCTGACTCCAGGCGCCATCACCGCGAGATTCAATAGGATACTGAAATTATCTGGCATTCCCCATTTTCGTTTCCACGATCTCCGGCATTACTCAGCCAGCGTACAGCACACGATTGGAATACCGGACGCCTATATCATGCAGCGTGGTGGTTGGAGCAGTGATGGTGTATTAAAAACCGTATACCGCCACGCCCTGTCAGATAAATCGTCCGAAATGGATGATCTGGCTAATGGTTACTTCAATGATTTATGCAACACGAAATGCAACACGAAATAG
- a CDS encoding CvpA family protein, whose product MTSWLTYIIIAVIILSVFFGWRNGFVRTLMAMVSWILVILLAGWMNPYVSGFLRKNTSIETYLTDKCTAFLEDHFESGDSPGAEEQNNWIESLTVPESLKNALKENNNEQAYQTLGVSGFSDYVGKYLAHGITNGIAFLLAVFLAALLVRLIGHALNLLAWLPGIGFLNHLGGAIFGVARGVLWMWLFFILITVFADTSWGSACMREVGRDTLLNYLYSHNYLMNIILNIVGM is encoded by the coding sequence ATGACTAGCTGGTTGACTTACATTATAATAGCAGTAATCATACTATCCGTATTCTTTGGATGGCGAAATGGTTTTGTGAGAACGCTGATGGCTATGGTTTCCTGGATCTTAGTGATTCTTCTGGCAGGTTGGATGAATCCTTATGTCAGCGGCTTCCTGAGGAAGAATACCTCTATTGAAACGTATTTAACGGACAAGTGTACTGCATTTTTGGAAGATCATTTTGAAAGCGGGGATTCTCCGGGAGCGGAAGAGCAAAACAACTGGATTGAAAGCTTGACAGTTCCAGAATCTCTTAAGAATGCTCTGAAGGAAAACAATAACGAACAGGCATATCAAACCTTAGGGGTATCTGGCTTCAGCGATTATGTGGGCAAGTATCTGGCTCACGGCATAACTAACGGAATCGCGTTTCTGCTGGCTGTTTTTCTGGCAGCTCTGCTGGTCAGGCTGATCGGCCACGCGCTGAACCTTCTGGCCTGGCTGCCGGGGATCGGGTTCCTGAATCATCTGGGCGGCGCGATTTTTGGAGTTGCACGAGGCGTACTCTGGATGTGGTTGTTTTTTATCCTGATTACGGTGTTTGCGGACACAAGCTGGGGGAGTGCCTGCATGAGAGAGGTGGGAAGGGATACTTTGCTCAATTATCTGTACAGCCATAATTATCTGATGAATATTATTTTGAATATTGTTGGTATGTGA
- a CDS encoding DUF5711 family protein encodes MIEIEGNGTPKDTGEEKEYLTEDEIFAEEPEFLKTKLEPAEEENGSQFLQPSEDKGVSQALQPSEDEGVSQFLQPSEDEDVSQSLQPSEDEDVSQSWAPLEEGGRQNRKLTEEEPVRPSGKPAGADGRHVPMPDGGYAEEASYRARGDLGTEKASPKNRLEEIEIPEVMLEAAMTQEQPARRDMKSKRKKLPEKKQRDEGVVHSLKEYKDKLSSYRTKKWIRYAVIALLVLVIVLVVSTTVRNWKYTSYSVLVTDTKEDTLSFEYCSVGERILKYGVDSATMTDRNNNTIWNVSYTMQSPAVAVCGSTIAIYDKNGTNICICDETGQIGTVSANMPIVKATVARQGVVAAIMEDGDNTWIQYYDKSGSNISTIKTTIDSPGYPMDLSLSDDGMLLAVSYLYFENGTPKTRIYFYNFGSVGQNQMDNRVSGYEYSDTIIPQLEYLDSSTCVAFREDGFTIFGGAQIPEERKEITVDQEIVSTFYDESHIGLVLNNEDSEKAFQLIVYNKNGREILREDTDFAYQEIELVGNQIVMYNKSAFCVYNLSGIEKFNGSLNDLPRQFFSIGQNRFVLITEDSFNLIKLG; translated from the coding sequence ATGATAGAAATTGAAGGAAACGGTACGCCAAAAGATACAGGTGAAGAAAAAGAATATTTAACAGAAGATGAAATCTTTGCAGAAGAGCCTGAATTCTTGAAGACTAAATTGGAGCCGGCGGAAGAAGAGAATGGCAGTCAATTCTTGCAGCCATCGGAAGATAAAGGCGTCAGCCAAGCTTTGCAGCCATCGGAAGATGAGGGTGTCAGTCAATTCTTGCAGCCATCGGAAGATGAGGATGTCAGTCAATCCTTGCAGCCATCGGAAGATGAGGATGTCAGTCAATCCTGGGCGCCATTGGAAGAAGGCGGCAGGCAGAACCGGAAACTGACAGAAGAAGAACCTGTCAGGCCGTCCGGGAAACCTGCGGGTGCGGATGGACGTCATGTTCCGATGCCGGATGGGGGCTATGCGGAAGAAGCGTCATATCGGGCAAGGGGAGATTTAGGAACAGAGAAGGCAAGCCCGAAGAACCGATTGGAAGAGATTGAGATTCCGGAAGTCATGCTGGAGGCGGCAATGACTCAGGAACAACCGGCACGCAGGGATATGAAAAGCAAGAGGAAAAAACTCCCTGAGAAGAAGCAGAGGGATGAGGGGGTTGTACACAGCCTCAAGGAATATAAGGACAAGCTTTCTTCATATAGGACGAAAAAATGGATTCGATATGCGGTGATCGCGCTGCTGGTGCTCGTGATTGTGCTGGTAGTATCCACAACAGTCCGGAACTGGAAATATACTTCCTATTCAGTTCTGGTTACGGATACGAAGGAAGACACATTATCCTTTGAATACTGCAGTGTAGGTGAACGCATTTTAAAATACGGTGTAGACAGTGCAACTATGACAGACAGAAATAATAATACGATCTGGAATGTTTCATATACGATGCAGTCTCCAGCGGTTGCGGTATGTGGGAGCACAATTGCGATTTACGATAAAAATGGAACTAATATCTGCATTTGTGACGAAACAGGGCAGATAGGTACTGTCTCTGCCAACATGCCGATTGTCAAAGCGACTGTGGCCAGGCAGGGAGTTGTGGCGGCGATTATGGAAGACGGGGACAATACCTGGATTCAATACTATGATAAATCTGGTTCCAATATCTCGACCATTAAGACAACCATTGATTCGCCGGGCTATCCGATGGATCTGAGCCTGTCGGACGACGGCATGCTGCTGGCTGTTTCCTATCTTTATTTTGAGAATGGAACGCCCAAGACCCGGATCTATTTTTATAACTTCGGGAGTGTGGGTCAGAACCAGATGGACAACCGGGTCAGCGGATACGAATACAGTGATACAATCATCCCGCAGTTAGAATATCTGGACAGCAGCACGTGTGTGGCATTCCGGGAGGATGGATTCACGATTTTCGGAGGAGCGCAGATACCGGAGGAGCGTAAGGAGATCACGGTCGATCAGGAGATCGTGAGCACCTTTTATGATGAGTCGCATATCGGGCTTGTCCTGAATAATGAGGATTCGGAGAAAGCTTTCCAGCTGATAGTCTATAATAAGAATGGCAGAGAAATCTTACGCGAGGATACGGATTTTGCTTATCAGGAAATAGAACTGGTTGGAAATCAGATAGTCATGTATAATAAATCAGCTTTCTGCGTATATAATTTGTCAGGGATAGAAAAATTCAACGGCAGTCTCAACGACTTGCCACGGCAGTTTTTCTCAATTGGACAAAACAGGTTTGTGCTGATCACCGAAGACAGCTTTAATCTGATCAAACTTGGCTAA
- a CDS encoding LysM peptidoglycan-binding domain-containing protein, which yields MIEIVYKEEKKEANGNQSFFHLPKNIRQIGECKGSRKIYMEDYVYTFLRRMEEKNRETGRAGILLGRYNWMDGVSYLFIKSALEIENMEVSPEHISFTDQVWTEIHDTVQQYFKEQEILGWFLNLPEYSMEINEVILRAHLNHFGGNDKVLFLIEPTEKEEAFFSYDSSRLKRESGFYVYYEKNVEMQNYMIDKNKDESVDDQKEVPDKAVKDFRKLTTKKLEEKEKRSSHSLLYGVTACVAAASLALAFTYTDGGEKIKEIFTRFTVQSEQEEPEEPKTVSANGSSVQAVTGSPPTVTATPELTQTPEVTDAAGTVQSTSRTGQEEPTAAPTVTEAPTVTPSVTVTPSASPSPSGADAKETAVQGREYIVQKGDTLTKISEQYYGNLQRIADICAANGITQDDIIFPGQKIVLPQ from the coding sequence ATGATTGAGATTGTTTATAAGGAGGAGAAGAAGGAAGCAAACGGAAATCAAAGCTTTTTTCATCTGCCGAAGAACATTAGACAAATCGGGGAGTGTAAAGGCAGCCGGAAAATATACATGGAGGATTACGTCTACACCTTTTTGAGACGCATGGAAGAGAAAAACAGGGAGACCGGGAGAGCGGGAATCCTGCTGGGGAGGTATAACTGGATGGATGGCGTCTCGTACCTGTTCATCAAGAGCGCGCTGGAAATTGAAAACATGGAAGTGTCTCCGGAGCACATCAGTTTTACAGACCAGGTATGGACGGAAATCCACGATACGGTACAACAGTATTTCAAGGAACAGGAGATTTTGGGATGGTTCTTGAACCTACCGGAATACTCCATGGAGATCAATGAAGTTATCTTAAGAGCACATCTGAACCATTTCGGAGGGAACGATAAAGTTCTGTTCCTGATAGAACCCACAGAAAAAGAAGAAGCCTTTTTTTCTTATGACAGCAGCCGGTTAAAAAGAGAAAGCGGTTTTTATGTCTATTACGAAAAAAATGTTGAAATGCAGAACTACATGATCGACAAAAACAAGGATGAGTCCGTAGACGACCAAAAAGAGGTTCCGGACAAGGCTGTCAAAGACTTCAGAAAGCTGACAACGAAAAAGCTGGAGGAAAAGGAAAAAAGGTCAAGCCATTCCCTGTTGTACGGTGTTACGGCCTGCGTAGCGGCTGCGTCGTTGGCGCTGGCATTTACTTATACGGATGGCGGGGAAAAAATCAAGGAAATCTTCACGCGCTTTACCGTCCAATCAGAACAGGAGGAGCCGGAAGAGCCTAAGACTGTCTCAGCCAACGGCAGCTCTGTCCAGGCGGTGACCGGATCTCCCCCGACTGTGACGGCGACGCCGGAACTCACACAGACTCCGGAGGTTACAGACGCGGCAGGAACTGTGCAGAGCACCAGCAGAACCGGACAGGAAGAGCCTACGGCGGCTCCGACTGTGACAGAAGCACCTACGGTGACGCCTTCAGTGACGGTTACACCGTCCGCATCACCCTCTCCCTCAGGAGCAGATGCTAAAGAAACGGCTGTTCAAGGCAGGGAATATATTGTGCAGAAAGGGGATACGCTGACTAAAATCAGTGAGCAATATTATGGGAATCTTCAGCGCATCGCGGATATCTGCGCTGCCAATGGCATCACCCAGGATGACATAATTTTTCCCGGGCAAAAAATAGTACTCCCCCAATAA
- the yyaC gene encoding spore protease YyaC, whose protein sequence is MFGVRKQKVSYINAEDPTASTLLARKLQDCMRRVSFHWDELVFLCIGSDRITGDSLGPLIGRELARQRNRDFFVYGTLDHPVHAMNLDEYLLDISLCHPAALTVAIDASLGCSRHQHHITVGRGAIRPGAGAGKELPQVGDIFITGIVSSFENASHAELQSIDFTRILCLADTISRGILLAADMKRQAAGSLFAY, encoded by the coding sequence ATGTTCGGAGTCAGAAAACAGAAGGTTTCTTACATTAACGCAGAAGATCCTACCGCCAGCACACTTCTGGCCAGAAAGCTGCAGGACTGCATGCGCAGGGTTTCTTTTCACTGGGACGAGCTGGTTTTTTTATGTATTGGGAGTGACCGGATTACTGGGGACAGTCTGGGGCCTCTGATCGGCAGGGAACTGGCCCGGCAGAGGAACCGGGATTTTTTTGTGTACGGTACGCTGGACCATCCGGTACATGCTATGAATCTGGATGAATATCTGCTGGATATCTCCCTCTGCCACCCGGCCGCTCTGACTGTGGCGATTGACGCCTCTTTAGGCTGTTCCCGACATCAGCACCACATCACTGTGGGGCGGGGGGCCATCCGCCCGGGCGCCGGCGCCGGGAAAGAGCTGCCGCAGGTAGGGGATATCTTTATCACCGGCATTGTCAGCAGCTTTGAAAATGCATCCCACGCCGAATTACAGTCCATTGATTTCACACGAATCCTCTGCCTGGCAGATACAATTTCCCGGGGCATTCTTCTCGCCGCTGATATGAAACGTCAGGCAGCCGGAAGTCTTTTCGCATACTGA
- a CDS encoding transketolase family protein translates to MSEVKKIATRDSYGNALVELGKEHDDVVVLDADLAAATKTGTFKKAFPERHIDCGIAECDMMGIAAGIATTGRVPFASSFAMFAAGRAFEQVRNSIGYPHLNVKIGATHAGISVGEDGATHQCNEDIALMRTIPGMVVINPSDDVEAKAAVKAAYEHNGPVYLRFGRLAAPVINDRPDYKFELGKGVILREGKDLTIIATGLMVSEALEAAETLAAGGIEAKVINIHTIKPLDEELVVTAARETGKVVTVEEHSVIGGLGSAVCDALCAKAPVPVLKIGVQDVFGESGPAVKLLEKYGLTAAGICKSVKEWY, encoded by the coding sequence ATGTCAGAAGTAAAGAAGATTGCCACACGGGACAGCTACGGCAATGCCCTTGTAGAGCTGGGCAAAGAGCATGATGATGTAGTGGTTCTGGATGCGGATCTGGCAGCAGCGACAAAGACAGGCACCTTTAAGAAAGCATTTCCGGAGCGTCATATTGACTGTGGGATCGCAGAATGTGATATGATGGGAATTGCGGCGGGAATTGCCACCACAGGCAGGGTTCCTTTTGCCAGCTCCTTTGCCATGTTCGCAGCAGGCCGCGCCTTTGAACAAGTACGCAACTCGATCGGATATCCCCACCTGAATGTGAAGATCGGAGCTACCCATGCAGGCATATCTGTCGGCGAGGATGGGGCGACCCATCAGTGCAACGAGGATATCGCCCTGATGAGAACCATACCGGGAATGGTAGTCATTAATCCGTCAGACGACGTGGAAGCAAAGGCGGCCGTTAAGGCAGCTTATGAGCACAACGGGCCGGTCTATCTCCGCTTCGGAAGGCTGGCGGCCCCGGTCATCAACGACAGACCGGATTACAAATTCGAGCTGGGAAAAGGAGTTATTCTGAGAGAGGGTAAGGATCTGACAATCATCGCCACAGGTCTGATGGTGTCCGAGGCACTTGAGGCTGCAGAGACTCTTGCCGCCGGGGGAATCGAAGCAAAAGTAATCAACATTCACACGATCAAGCCTTTGGATGAAGAGCTGGTTGTGACTGCTGCCAGGGAGACAGGGAAAGTAGTGACTGTGGAAGAGCATTCCGTGATCGGCGGACTGGGAAGCGCAGTTTGTGACGCGCTGTGTGCCAAGGCTCCAGTGCCGGTGCTGAAGATCGGTGTTCAGGATGTCTTTGGAGAGTCTGGCCCGGCTGTGAAGCTTCTGGAAAAATACGGGTTGACCGCCGCCGGAATCTGCAAGAGTGTGAAAGAATGGTATTGA
- a CDS encoding transketolase: MTTLELQKIANEVRIGIVSAVHAAKAGHPGGSLSAADIFTYLYFEEMNIDPKDPKKADRDRFVLSKGHTAPGLYSVLAEKGYFPKEDLLTLRHLGSYLQGHPDMKHIPGVDMSSGSLGQGISAAVGMALSAKLYQENYRVYTLLGDGEIQEGQVWEAAMFAGSRKLDNLVVIVDNNGLQIDGAVEEVCSPYPIDKKFEAFNFHVINVADGNDFVQLRAAFEEARGVTGMPVAIIAKTIKGKGVSFMENQVGWHGKAPNDEEYAVAMEDLKKAGEALCQK; this comes from the coding sequence ATGACCACATTAGAGCTTCAGAAGATCGCAAATGAAGTCCGTATTGGTATTGTATCAGCGGTTCATGCTGCCAAGGCAGGGCATCCGGGCGGTTCCTTATCCGCCGCTGATATTTTTACATATCTGTATTTTGAAGAGATGAATATTGATCCGAAAGACCCGAAGAAAGCAGACAGAGACCGCTTTGTGCTTTCCAAAGGACATACGGCCCCGGGACTTTACTCGGTGCTGGCGGAGAAAGGATATTTCCCCAAGGAAGACCTGCTGACGCTCCGGCATCTGGGCTCCTATCTTCAGGGACATCCCGACATGAAACATATTCCGGGTGTGGATATGTCCAGCGGTTCTCTGGGACAGGGGATTTCCGCTGCTGTGGGCATGGCGCTTTCAGCGAAATTGTATCAGGAAAACTACCGTGTTTACACTCTGCTGGGTGACGGAGAGATCCAGGAAGGCCAGGTATGGGAAGCCGCCATGTTCGCGGGCTCACGTAAGCTGGATAACCTGGTTGTTATTGTAGATAATAACGGCCTTCAGATCGATGGTGCAGTTGAAGAGGTATGTTCTCCCTATCCGATCGATAAGAAATTTGAGGCGTTTAATTTCCACGTGATCAATGTGGCGGACGGCAATGATTTTGTCCAGCTGCGCGCGGCCTTTGAAGAAGCCAGAGGTGTGACAGGCATGCCGGTTGCTATTATCGCCAAAACCATTAAAGGAAAAGGCGTATCCTTTATGGAGAATCAGGTGGGATGGCACGGCAAGGCTCCTAATGATGAGGAATATGCCGTTGCGATGGAAGATCTTAAGAAAGCAGGTGAAGCATTATGTCAGAAGTAA
- the fsa gene encoding fructose-6-phosphate aldolase, with product MKFFVDTANVEDIKKANDMGVICGVTTNPSLIAKEGRDFKEVIKEITDIVDGAISGEVKATTVDAEGMIKEGREIAAIHKNMVVKIPMTVEGLKAVKVLSSEGIKTNVTLIFSANQALLAARAGATYVSPFLGRLDDINVRGTDLIAEIAEIFQVAGDIDTQIIAASIRNPIHVTDCALAGAHIATVPYKVIEQMTKHPLTDAGIEKFQADYKAVFGE from the coding sequence ATGAAGTTTTTTGTAGACACAGCCAATGTAGAAGATATTAAAAAGGCAAACGATATGGGCGTTATCTGCGGAGTAACCACTAATCCATCCCTGATTGCCAAGGAAGGCCGCGATTTTAAAGAGGTAATCAAGGAGATAACAGATATTGTTGACGGGGCGATCAGCGGTGAAGTGAAAGCCACGACAGTCGACGCGGAAGGCATGATTAAGGAAGGCCGCGAAATTGCTGCAATACATAAAAATATGGTTGTTAAAATCCCCATGACTGTGGAAGGCCTAAAGGCAGTGAAAGTTCTTTCTTCTGAAGGAATCAAGACGAATGTGACCCTGATCTTTTCAGCGAACCAGGCTCTGCTGGCAGCACGGGCAGGAGCCACCTACGTATCTCCTTTCCTGGGCAGGCTGGATGACATCAATGTACGCGGAACAGATCTGATTGCTGAGATCGCGGAGATTTTTCAGGTGGCAGGGGATATCGATACCCAGATTATCGCGGCCAGCATCCGCAACCCGATCCATGTGACAGACTGTGCCCTGGCCGGCGCGCATATTGCGACTGTGCCCTATAAGGTAATTGAGCAGATGACGAAGCATCCGCTGACTGACGCCGGAATCGAGAAGTTCCAGGCAGATTATAAAGCAGTATTTGGTGAATAA